Genomic segment of Apium graveolens cultivar Ventura chromosome 7, ASM990537v1, whole genome shotgun sequence:
GTCTAGCTTATGAAAATGCAATTATGAGGGTCAGGATTTACAAGATGGAAAAGAATGAAAACTGAGTCGGGAGAAAGAAAGGATGAATGGAATTGTATAATTTGtgtaaaaagaaaaataaaatgtGGTAGGTCCAAAGAGAAGCACCATGACATGGGAGAggaagaaagtaaagaaaaccaAGGGGTTGAAGATGCACCATTGATGGTGGGAAGGTATAATGTATTGCTATGGCTGGTGTCTGCCAATTTACAACTATATTATTCTTTttcctttccttttccttttctcAAATCTTACATCACCACCATCACTCCATCATCCTACCTCTCCTAGCCATAAAAATTACAGTAAAACCATACCACCTTCTATTTAAATACTAACATATATTCAGTTTTCGTTAAAATCTCGACTGATATTCAAAAATCACTAAAATTTTATTTTCCAAATCTGGTTACCAAATTTTTCTCAAATTTCATGAGTCTAAGAAGTGTAtaataattttcaatttttttaaaattctgaTTCCGTTGCTAAAATTTCAAAAATACGTTATGTTAGGTTGTAAAACAATCAATCTCAACATCATACGTAAGGAGCATAACGATGGGCAGTGACAAATCAATGTACAATTGCCTGCAATAAAGTGTGTTTATGtacaaaataaaattttatacAATTGAATGAGACGGAGAAAGTAAAATGCAACAAAATCAAATCGgccaattatatatatatatatatatatataaattatccACAGCCAACTTGATTGGGATACACCAGCCGCAATATTACATTGCGGGCTGCAGCAATTTTTCATTGCGGCGGGTGAATGCATCCGCAATAAAACAATGCAGCTGTTGTATGATATTCAACGGTGGTTGGGGATCAGTTCCGTATAAAATAATCATCATGCATAGCTTCACCTGCTCATAGATTCAATGGCGTTCCAAGTCTCAGCCTCCTGTTTCTTGAATCTCTCTTCTTGCTTTACCCCAAAGTTAGGGGGTCCAATAATTCACATTTTTTTGGTAGTGGAATATCTCACTATTCTACTACTATAGCCAAACTTAACTTTACTGCCGTTCTTTTTTATTCCACGACCTCCTCAAAAAGTTTtcatatatttaaattaaataaattattagtgaattgaatcagaattttaaaacagtttaaattttaaaaaaatattgccataatTCATGATATTCTTCCAGTATCCTTAAATCAAAATTATGTTAAttttatatttcaatttttttactaatatttgattttctacccgttatacagAATAACGAATTTAGCCTGTCTTAGTTTCACCCATCGTTATAATCGTACGATACCGAACATGTTAAACGACGAAAAAtgaatcaatattttatttatgtagtTGATGTAGAGTAACATTCAAGCTTTTTGAATGAATTTTTGGGTATGATGAATTAGCTGGGATCACACACCTTTAGAAAAGGAGTTTCAATATTCTACTAAGAAGTATTTGTAAACGACATATAATATTAAATTCAGATCCCCACAAATAATTTAACCAAATAAAGACAAAAGTCATTAGTCTAACAATAGCCTAATACTTACTCAATTTGTCCATATTTTAACCTCAAATCATGCAGATCTTAGAACTTCACATGCCTGTATACTGTATACTGTATATATGTGTACTATAATATATGCATACGTGTGAATTACTCCAACAAAAACAACATTAAATTCAACTACTAGTTTTGATTAGGATAATTGAGTGGAAGCTTTTTAGCTGGTAAAACTCAATTTAACAGGTTCTTTGACCTTCGAACAAGTTTTTTAACTTTCCGATTATATTAGAAATTTTTTAATGAAAAAGAGAAAAATATCTTAATTACATACTTAGTGGGCTTACATGAATATCTAGGATATTTTTAACAGCATAAtgttaattatttaaataatttctACAATTATAATAATATCCCTCATATATTCACATTAAAAAAAACTCTTTCTTTCTGCTCATCTAAATTAAGTTAGATGAGTACGTAGCATCAAGTTCATAAAAAATTTTGGACAGGTAAAATTTGGATGTTTTTCTTATTAACTGGGTGTTGAGAAGAGTTTACCATAGTAGCACAATATCCCATTATCATGATCCCATGCTTAAATATGTGCATTAACCTGGAATTAAACCTAGTATCATGATATTATTTAAAATAGAGGGTAGCTTCTTACATTTTCTTCATTGTCAATGGCTCTACTCGATCATTGTAATCTCTGTTCTGTGTAGACGATGAATCCCAAGAATTTGCattatctgttgattcagttcTCTCATAAATTTCCTGTTGATTCAGTTCGCGTAGAAGTTGCATTGTAAGAAATTATATTTCGAGCTGCTGAAAATTCAGTCCTATCTGATGACTGCTGATGGATGTAAAATCTTCAATCAGTTTATAGATGTGAGTGGTCTTGTAGAGGAGATAAAACAAGTTGTACAATACTAACTTACTGGCTTCATATGATCATTTACACAGGAATTTGAATTTAAGTATTCAACTATTCAAAGCATTCAAAATGACAACAAAGTTCATAATAGTCGTCTATCATCTAGGCTCCTCCAGATGTACTCACGTGAGAATTGATTATAGGCCTCTCAATGTCCATGAACAACATGCGCAGCTGCAACTACACTCTATGTATATTTCTCCCACACCTCTATCAAACAATTAACAGAGAATATTCATGGCTATCCATTTCTGGGGCGGACTCACAATTGTAAAATTATCACAAAATCACAAAGTTCAGTTATCCTATTATTTCGAAATCGAACATATACAAAAAGCAAGTAATAaccatatattttatttttttgacaAAATGCATGAAAGTAATAACCATATTAGTTTACAATGAAAAGTAAAAGATCTAGGTGCAATATCTTTTCTCATTTTCATCTTTTCCGGTTTTGTAACCTAAAACCACCGATTATGATATGATCGAACCAAGGTATATGATATAGAAGACGAAATCAATGATTTAGTTACGGTTGCGGttttcgattttcgaaatcgaaGAATTACCTATACACTCTGTTTTCCCTAAATTACTTGATTGATTGACTAAACCAGTCAGGTGGTTTACTAATCCATTCAGGAAAAACTGATAACGAAGCATAAATTTTAATGTACTGTCCGAATGAAGAGCATATCTATAACATCGACTACCTAAACAGTTTGTCCACATCTATATCACACATGCAGGCTTAGATATAATTTAGTTCCCTTGCTTTTACTATAAAGACGCCTAGTTCAACCTTTTCATATATCCTTTTATACAACAAAATGGTTATCCAAAATTTAGTAACTACATGAAATCCATTTATCTTAAATTTAACTACTGTCATCAATCACGATTACTTGAATTTATCTGTTATGAGCTTTAATGACAATATTATAGAATGACTACCCTAAAAGAAACAATGTTTGGCTCACGTTGCTATGATCAGAAAAAGTTTGAGATTAACCAAACCTGAAATTTGAAAATGTATGGTTGCACAGACGAGAAGCGACTTCCAAAATGAGGTGTATTAGTAAGAGGAAGATCTTCCAGGCCTTGAACTTCTGTCAAGCGACTACACCTGTAATGTTTAATTCCTCCAACTGCTTCATATCGGATAGATTTGGTAAATCTTTTTATTTCCGTACAACCTTCAAGGTTTATCCATTTTAAGTTAGGAGGAAGTTCTGCAATGTACAACAAATGACCACAATCTGCAAGAATAAGAGTCTTCAGTGATCTAATCTAATGCCTCTAATTGATTCCGGTAACTTAGAAATATTTTGTCCCGAAGCATAGAGCTCCGCCAGGGATTCAGGTTTCCCAATTCAACAGGCAGTACTTCAAGACTGGTGCAACAACTAATATCAAGATATTTCAGAGCTGTCAAGTTGCAAATGTAATCTGGAAGAATTTTAAGGTAGTAGCTATCTCTTAATTCCAGCTTAACAAGTTTATAATTTTAAGATACCTAGAGCCCACGCTTTGAGCTCTCTTAGGGATTTAATGTTTCCCAATTCTATAGGCAATTCTTTCAAACCACCCATACCACCAATATCTAGAATTTATAGTGATCTCAGGTCACAAATGGTGTCCGGAAGACTTTCAAggttgtcagaagttaatttcaGCTCAAAGAGATTACTAAGACATCCTATCGAATCTGGGAATTTGCAAATATTTAAATCATCCGCATTGAGCCTAACCAAGGATTCAATATCCCTTAAGTTTTTAGGAACTTCTTCAAGCCTATGGCAACATCCTATGTTAAGACTTATCAGCGCTTTCAAGTTGCAGATGCTGCCCGGAAGACATTTTAGGTTCTTACACCACCGCAAATTTAAGGAAACAAGCCTCACAAAACTTCCAATTGATATGTGGACCTCATCCAAGCTACTACAACCCTCCAGATTTAAAATTTCAAGACAAGGCAATTTAGTGAAGTCCGCAATTGTGGTTAAATTTTCAGAATGCGACATGTCTAGTGTCTTTAACATTTTAAAAACCCGTGAAGCCTGTGACAATGAGTGCATCCAGGTGAAATTAAATcagttatgtttatatatttatcatatatgCAAGAAACGTACAATCAGTACTAACCATGTTTAGCTCCCACATTGTTCTCATTTCGCTACCAGGCAATGCAAGGAAAACAACTTTTTGCCGATCAAATTCAAAAGGTAAACGCTTCAATTGACAACCCCACCAGTAGAGCCACCTCAAATCCGTAAATGTTTGCTTAAAGCTTCCGGTGAGATCCATATTTTTAAGGTAAAGAAATCTTAATATACACATCCTTCTGAATGTTTTGGCTGCATAACTGTTTCTTACTTAAGATTCTGATAGAATCATAAATTGAGTGTGTTAGCAGAAGTTGCTAGGGATGATACCTTTAATTGCTTCTGTTCCTAACACGCACACATTTCAATAAGAAAAGTCAATGACCAATGTTTCTAAAAAAGTTTATGAGAGAAAAAATTATATACATATTTCTATAATATGGAGATGTCGATGAGTAACATCATAATATCTCGAAATTTTGTAGGAACCATCGCATGAATCTGAAACCATTGTGGGATATATTGAATTCACCTGGTGCTTCTTCAGTACATTGTTAATATCTTTTGATCGCCACAATCTACTATATTTTCCAAGCTCGCCAAGAGAGTTTTTAGACACAATTTTCCTCCCCATGATATGAAGCAGATCGTGCATCCCTAAAACATTTGTTTTACTGACCGTAAGTAAACTTCTGTTCCTTAAAATGTCGATATTATGATTGAGGAATGTATAACAAGTTCCCATTACATCAAGTCCAGTTTCTATCTCGTATACGATGAAAAACAAACAATATCTAGAAAAATATCTTGCAGCATAGGGTTAACCATTTTCAACGCATCAAAGCTAATCAACAGTATTTTCTCAACATCGACAATAGAAACTCGTCTTATATTGTCGATGAAACATCTCCATCCTTCTTCAGATTTGTTAAGCAAGGTCGAGCTACAAACCTTAACAGCCAATGGAAGACCTCCGGTACATTATAGTATTTTTTCAGACAATTCGACAAATGTGTCAGATATATCATTATCTCCAAGTGCATGTGGGAAAAAAGGTGGCGGGACTCGTCAACTTCAAGTTCACTTACCTTGTATTTGGCTTCTACTTTGATTGAATCCAATAGATCTCCATATCGCGTTGTTATTATGACTGGCTCCCTGAAGCAAATGGCCCATCTAAAAATTCTAGGGGCATTGTACTGTCTAAATCATCAATAACAATCCGAACTTTTGTTGAACAAATTCTAGCTCTTATCAACTCAATTCCTTGGTCAACATTAACAATAATAATGTTCCTACATTTAAGAACATCATTGATAAGTTTCTGTTGTAAATATGCCACACCTTATTTTTTGTTTCTGAAGCCTCCCTAATGTTTGGTAGGAAGTAGCTGCCCTGGAAACGGTGGTAGTGTTGGTTAAACACAACTTTGGCAAGAGTTGTTTTTCCAAGTCCACCCATGCCATGTAAACCAATCCTAATGACACCTTTTGTGACATTACTCAACAATGATGTTATGTCTTCAACACGATAATCCATCCCAACCGGATATTTGGCAACATCCAAAGTCGAAGGATTTATTTCATGCAAAATCCTATCCACAACTTCATGGATTATATCAACTTGAGACCTGCGGTGCAATTTATTCATTGTAGTTCAGTAATCAGATGAATATGGAATAAATATTTTGTTCAGAAATTAGGGGAACATACTACTTAAACTCTTTCCCAGCCCAATTTAATTTCAACAATCAAGTAATTCTAAAATTTTTTACTCACATATCTTCATGGACATGGTATCCCGAAAAGTTCCCCACCTTCGTCAGTGTAAATAGCCACTTATCCAAACTATCCCTATCATATCGAGATTCACGCGTGTTAAAAGCTTCACTAAAACTCCCCGTTTATTATCGCACAGCCCATGGTTCAATGTTGTAAAACACAGGAAGAACCAATCTATCCATCGATTGGCAACAACAGAGGATCTCCATGAGTTCATCAAGGCACCACTCGGAAGAAGCATAGTTTTTGGAGAGGACAACAATGTAAGTTTTGGATTCATGTAGAGCTTGGAGCAAAGCTTCTGAGACTTCTCCGCTATGTAGCTCAGGATCATCCCTAAATGAACGAATACCAGTGTGCTTTAAAAAGTCGAAAAGATAATCAGTAAATGTGTACCTTGTATCTATGCCTCTGAAGCTTAGGTTCAGACAATAGATTGTACAACTGTTAAGATTAATATAGCATATTGAGGAAAGAACAGTCCGAGTGATATTAATTCAGGGAAGCttgtattttaaaatgaaatttctTTCCTCTATCAGACAATTATTTACATCTTTCATTTACTCATTTATCTTCTCAAAATGAATATGTTCCATTCAATCCAATGCTAAATGCAAACTATATATCATAATTTTTATATGTTTATTCGGGCTAAGTACAAATTGCACTCCAATGCTACTTGCAACCAAGCGATTCCAAATATATTCAACTTTTTATTTAACTCTTAATTGATTGATCAAGCAGCACATGATTTGCAGCTATGTAAACTTACACATTCTGGTTCTTATGTGGTTATCTTTGATATTTGTTTTTGATATTTCTTAAAGATTGATGATCAAGGTTCCTCTGACAAATTTTAGTTATAAACACGTCTTTAATTTTAAACTTCCGGGGACTAGTTGTTAAATTAACAAAATCTGTATCTTAAAACCCTCTCTGTTCGTTCAGTTGCCAAGAATATCTCACTTTCAGAAGTACTGTACACACACAGTAACAACTGCAAAACCGTATTACTACAAAACCTAAACCCTAAACCTTAAACCTAAGAGCTTAGTTCTCTGTTTCTCTCTGCATCATCTGCTTGAAGTGTACGAGTTTTTAATATTTCTATAATTTTCAATGCATGTACATAGATATGCTGTGAGTCTGGACGAACAAACTATTTTCTCAAGTCATCAAATATTTAAGCATACACCCTTAATAGGGTGCGTGTTAGGGAAATACACGAAATGTGCATATCTCGATTAGAGTATTTATATCCTCCGGGAAGTACCTGTTTATGAATATGTGGAACATATACTCCGCTTCTATCAAATTTAGCATTTTCTTGTTCATCCGTTTCTTCAAAGGAGAGCCTTTTGCCACTTTCATAATGAAAAGTGTTTAGATTGTTTAGAGGGGCAGCTTCTTTCTTCTTCTGCACTGACAATGGTGATCTCGCACTTGTCAATCACTGCAGTCTCTGTTTTGTATAGTAGATGAATCCCAAGAATTGTCGCATCTGCTATTAATTCGGATCCCCCAAAAGGAGTGGAATCGAAAACAAATATGATTGGAGCTGCCGTGAATTTAATTTTATCATCACTATCTCTCAATGAGAAGACTGATTTTGGTACTATATCCATACATGAGAGATGGTCATAATCTTCATCATCATAATCAGAAAAGGGGAGATTACCTCTGTCGCTCCATGCAAAATTATTTGTGGTAGTCATGACAGAATAAGAGGCTCTTTGTAAATTCAAAGCCTCCATGTGTTCAAAGCAGAGAACCATTCCCAAAAAATTGTGTGACACATTTGGCGGCAAATGTAAATACACTGTTGAAGCAGAATTACTTGATTGACTAATCCAATCTGCTGACTGACTAATCCAATCAGGAAACACTGATGATGGAGCGTAAATTTTTATGTGTTGCCCGAATGAAGAGTAAACCTGTTGCAAAGAGATGCCCTTAAATCAATTAGTCAAATAATATATTCAGGCTAATACATGCATTAGTAGGAACATGTTTTTTTTCAGAAAAAATATTAGGAAGATATCAGAACATGAAGCGGATATCTTAAGACTAAATATTTCGGAAAAGCACCCTATAAGAAACAAGGTTTGGCTTACTAATCTATGAACATAAAGAGTTTGAGATTAACCAAACCTGAAAAAAACGTTTTGTGAAAGTGTTTGCTAGCAAAGATGAGTTGCAACCTCCCATATGAAGTGTTTTAATAGAAGTCAGTTCCTCCAAGCCCTGAATCTCTGTCAAACCACTACAACCTGTAAGGTCTATCTCCTCCAGCTGCTTCATATTGGATAGATTTGGTAATCTATCCATAGACGTACATCTTTCAAGGCCTATCCTCTTTAAGTTAGAAGGCAGTTCTGCAATGTTCAACAAATGACAACAATCTGCAAGTATAAGAGTTTCCAGTGATCTTATGTGTCTGATTGATTCCGGAAAATTTGAAATACTTAGTTTCCCAGCATATAACTCTACCAGGGATTCTAGGTTCCCCAAGTCTATAGGCAATACTTCGAGACTAGTGCAACCACCAATATCTAGATTTTTTAGCGCTCTCAAGTTGCAAATGCTATCTGGAAGATTTTCAAGGTTGAAGTTATTTCCTAAATCCAGTTTAACAAGTTTACTAAGATGTCCTATTGATTCCGGTAATTTTAAAATGCCTAGCGCGCCCGCTTTGAGCTCTTTTAGAGATTCAATGTTTCCTAACTCTATAGGTAATGCTTTCAAACTACCCATTTCACTCTGCCCTGTACAACCAATATCTAAAATTTCTATTGACCTCAGGTTGCAAATGGTGTCCGGAAGAGTTTCAAGGTTGCAGTTATAATGTAAATTCAGGTTAATAAGATTACTAAGAAGTCCGATCGAATTTGGTAATTTGCAGACACTTAGATCCTCTGCATCGAGCTCAACCAAAGATTCAATGTTCCCCAAGTTTATAGGAATTGCTTGCAGCCCATGGCAACATGTTATATTAAGACTTTTCAGTGCTTTCAAGTTGCAGATGCTGTGCGGAAGACATTTTAGGTTCTCACAGAACCGCAAATTCAAGGAAACAAGCCTCTTTAAACTTCCAATTGATATGTGGACCTCCTCCAAGCTACTACAACCCTCAAGATTTATAAATTCCAGGCAAGGCATTTTAGTGAAGTCTGTAGTAGTAGTTAAATCTTCACAATTCGACATGTCTAGTGTCTTTAACTTTCCAAAAACATGCGGAATCTGTAAAAACGAGAGAAATTGTGAGCAATTTATCAGACATGTTAATACTATTTATCATCTTATAAGCAAGAAACACAATAATAGTACCTACCATGTTTAGCTCCCACATTGTTCTCATTTTGCTGCGAGGCAACGCAAGGAAAACAAGTTTTTGCGGATAAAATTCAGAAGGCAAACATTTTAAAGGACAACCCCACCAATAGAGCCATCTCAAATCTTTAAATGTATTTGTTAAGCTTCCAGTAAGATCCACATGATCGAGGTAAAGAAATCTTAATCTACTCATCTTTATGAATTGTTTGGCAGCAAAACGAGTTCTCACTAGTGTACAATTAATCTGCAATAAGAAGTTGCTAGGGATGATACCTTCAATGGCCTCTGTTCCCTAACGCTCGCGCATCCATGTCAATGAAAAAAAGTTAATGACCAATGTTTTTGAGTAAATTTAAGAGATAGAGAGATTACTTGTGCAAATGGAACGCATAAAATCATTTTGTacaagtatatattcatatatctATCTATAAGGAGAAGTTCATGAGTAATATTATatcatttatatatttatatagaaCCATCATATGAATCTTAAACCagaattttatataaatattaaaatcacCTCTTGCTTCTCCAACACGTCGTATATATCTTGTGATCGCCACAATCTACTATGTTTTCCATACTCGATAGGAGAGTTGTTACGCACAACTTTCCTTCCCATGTCGCGAAGCAGATCGTGCATCCTCAACCTATTTTCATTATCTATAGTCAGTAAGCTTCTTTTCTTTAAGAGGTCAATACCATGATTCAGGAACTTATAACAAGTTTCCATTATTTGAACAACCTCTCCTTTCTCACGCCCGACAAAAAAACAAGCAATATCTAGAAAAATATCTTGCATCACAGGGTCAACCAATTTCAACGCATCAAAGCTAATCAAAAGTATATTCTCAATATCAACAATAGAATCTCGTCTCAATTTGTCGATGAACCATCTCCAATTTTCCTCAGATTTGTTAAGCAAGGTCGAGCCACAAACCTTAAGAGCCAACGGAAGCCCTCTAGCACGTTCTAGAATTTCTTGCGACAATATGCTAAATGTGTTGGACATCTTAACATCTCCTCCGAATGCATGTTGGCAAAAAAGTTGATGTGACTCAGCATCACCCAGTTCATTTACCTTGTATTTGGCTTCTACTCTAATTGATTCCAAGAGATCTTCATGTCGCGTTGTAATTATGATTGTGCTCCCGAAAGCAAATGGCCCTTCTAAGAATTCTAGTGGCATTATGCTGTCCAAATCATCAACAACAATCAGAACTTGTGTTGAACAAATTCTAGCTCTTATCAACTCAATTCCTTGGTCAACATTGTCAACAATAATGTTCCTACATTTAAGAACATCACTAATAAGTTTCTGTTGTAAATATGCCAGGCCTTTTCTTGTTTCTGAAGCCTCCCTAACGTTTGGTAGGAAGCAGCTGCCCTGAAAACGGTGGTAGTGTTGATTAAACACAGCTTTGGCGAGAGTTGTTTTTCCAACTCCACCCATACCATATATACCAATCCTGGTGACACCTTTTGTGACATTGCTCAACAATGATGTTATGTCTTCAACACGAGAATCTAGCCCAACTGGATATTTAGCAACGTCCAATGTTGAAGGATTTATTTCGTGTAAAATTTTATCAACAATTTCATGGATAATATCAATTTGAGACCTGCAAtgcaattttatttattatatacaGTATCTGATCTTTGTTAAGTCATCAGATGAATCtggaatatatatattttgttcaaAAATCAGGGGAATATATACTACTACTTCAATTTTTTCCCaatgcaattcaatttcaacaATTACAGAAAATCTAAAGATGTTTACTCACATATTTTCATGGATACGGTATCCCGAAAAGTTCCCCACCTTCATCAGTGTTAAACGCCACTTATCCAACCTATCCTTATCAAAACGAGATTCATGCGTGTTAAAAGCTTCACTAAAACTCCCAGTTTGGTATCGCACAACCGATGGTTCAATGTTGTAAAACACAGGAAGAACCAATCTACCCATTGATTGACAACAACCGAGGATCTCCATGAGTTCCTCAAGGCACCACTTGGAAGAAGCATAGTTTTCAGAGAGGACAACAACGTAAGTCTTGGATTCATGTATAGCTTGGAGCAAAGCATCTGAGATGACTTCTCCCCTGCGTAGCTCAGGATCATCCCTAAATGTTCGAATACCAGTGCGCTTTAAAGAGTCGAAAAGATAATCAGTGAAAGTGTATCTTGTATCTATGCCTCTAAAGCTTAGGAAAACATCCCATTGAGTAGGATTTGAAGTTGAAACAGAAGAAAGCGGATTCTGAGTATGACTTGTAGAAGCCATTATTAATTCAGAGAGCAAATTGTAGAGCTTTAAAACAGTGGCTAAAAACAAGTTATAAGATTAATAACTACAACTTGTACCTATTAATTTAACTGGATAACACTAGATATTTCATCATATATAATCTTTCAAGAAGCTACTAAACACCAGCTTCAGAAATCATAAAAGAGTGTTCTTGAATAAACATGATAAAGTCATTAAATCAAGTTTACTTAACAAGACCATAATATTTAAAAAGCAAATATAGAGGTCAAAAAAAGGTAGCTGGAGAGAAATTTACATTGAAAAAATGGGATCTTTTGCAGAAAAAGAAAGTTGGAATACTGTATATTGAAGAAAGAACAGTTTGAGTGGAAGAAAAAGGGAGTGGGGTGGGGGGGGGGACTAAATTTTACAGGCTGTATGAGCCCCATCAATGTCccaaaaatcaaaattttaaataCGTGCCAAAATTCAAAGAAATTTATATTTAAGAACgaaatgattaataattaagtACTAAAGTTACACGATGACGTTATTGATAATGCATAGTTTACATGATACCTAAGTTGCCCATATAGATTTGTTGCAGGGGAACGGAACGTTGTTCTGAAACCAGTCAGAACTGAAATGTCTGAAAAGAACATTTCACAATGTATCTGATAAGGATGTCAATAGTTTTCTGTTCCTAGTAAAAATATGATAGGGATCAAGTACTAACATCCTTATGGGCGTCGAACAGGGTGTAGAACTTGTATATAAAGCCGAGGTTAAACAATGGGAATAGTCTAAACCCAGCAATTATCAGAGACAATGTAGAGATTAAAACAACCTCTACATCAACTTTAGAGAAGAAAATGGGTTCAACTAAAATGTTTAATAAATTTCATGATGTGAAGGCAGAATTATCTGAACATATCTTTAATTTGCAGGTACTGCAGGAAACTTTAAAGGATATGTAATCTAAATCATCACAATCTTGTTTTCTACTCTCAAACTATAAACTTTGTGATTTCTTCTCACAGTAATTTAGCTAGAAACTGGTCATGAAAGTTCAATACAAGTCCCCACttcaaaaaacaaaaaaacaagcACCGCTAATTTATAAAACGTAATTAACATCAATTTCAGAAGGATTGTCTAAATTAGCTATCGGTTTAGGTCCTCCTAAACTGAACCGATATACTCTGATGGGCCATAACTATTGACTTCGAGTTTCCAACCTAAATCATACTCCAGAGAAAATTATAGATCAATCATCATGTAGGTAAGAGATAAACCAAGTAAATTCTTATGAATTTAATAGTATTATCTCATGAAATGCAGGTGAACATATACATGAATATGCTATGACAAACAAACTCTTATCTCAATTATGTTTGAAGCATTCAAAGTAGAGACATAAAACTATACAAAAGTCGACTT
This window contains:
- the LOC141671256 gene encoding TMV resistance protein N-like isoform X2 — its product is MEILGCCQSMGRLVLPVFYNIEPSVVRYQTGSFSEAFNTHESRFDKDRLDKWRLTLMKVGNFSGYRIHENMSQIDIIHEIVDKILHEINPSTLDVAKYPVGLDSRVEDITSLLSNVTKGVTRIGIYGMGGVGKTTLAKAVFNQHYHRFQGSCFLPNVREASETRKGLAYLQQKLISDVLKCRNIIVDNVDQGIELIRARICSTQVLIVVDDLDSIMPLEFLEGPFAFGSTIIITTRHEDLLESIRVEAKYKVNELGDAESHQLFCQHAFGGDVKMSNTFSILSQEILERARGLPLALKVCGSTLLNKSEENWRWFIDKLRRDSIVDIENILLISFDALKLVDPVMQDIFLDIACFFVGREKGEVVQIMETCYKFLNHGIDLLKKRSLLTIDNENRLRMHDLLRDMGRKVVRNNSPIEYGKHSRLWRSQDIYDVLEKQEGTEAIEGIIPSNFLLQINCTLVRTRFAAKQFIKMSRLRFLYLDHVDLTGSLTNTFKDLRWLYWWGCPLKCLPSEFYPQKLVFLALPRSKMRTMWELNMIPHVFGKLKTLDMSNCEDLTTTTDFTKMPCLEFINLEGCSSLEEVHISIGSLKRLVSLNLRFCENLKCLPHSICNLKALKSLNITCCHGLQAIPINLGNIESLVELDAEDLSVCKLPNSIGLLSNLINLNLHYNCNLETLPDTICNLRSIEILDIGCTGQSEMGSLKALPIELGNIESLKELKAGALGILKLPESIGHLSKLVKLDLGNNFNLENLPDSICNLRALKNLDIGGCTSLEVLPIDLGNLESLVELYAGKLSISNFPESIRHIRSLETLILADCCHLLNIAELPSNLKRIGLERCTSMDRLPNLSNMKQLEEIDLTGCSGLTEIQGLEELTSIKTLHMGGCNSSLLANTFTKRFFQVYSSFGQHIKIYAPSSVFPDWISQSADWISQSSNSASTVYLHLPPNVSHNFLGMVLCFEHMEALNLQRASYSVMTTTNNFAWSDRGNLPFSDYDDEDYDHLSCMDIVPKSVFSLRDSDDKIKFTAAPIIFVFDSTPFGGSELIADATILGIHLLYKTETAVIDKCEITIVSAEEERSCPSKQSKHFSL
- the LOC141671256 gene encoding TMV resistance protein N-like isoform X1, yielding MASTSHTQNPLSSVSTSNPTQWDVFLSFRGIDTRYTFTDYLFDSLKRTGIRTFRDDPELRRGEVISDALLQAIHESKTYVVVLSENYASSKWCLEELMEILGCCQSMGRLVLPVFYNIEPSVVRYQTGSFSEAFNTHESRFDKDRLDKWRLTLMKVGNFSGYRIHENMSQIDIIHEIVDKILHEINPSTLDVAKYPVGLDSRVEDITSLLSNVTKGVTRIGIYGMGGVGKTTLAKAVFNQHYHRFQGSCFLPNVREASETRKGLAYLQQKLISDVLKCRNIIVDNVDQGIELIRARICSTQVLIVVDDLDSIMPLEFLEGPFAFGSTIIITTRHEDLLESIRVEAKYKVNELGDAESHQLFCQHAFGGDVKMSNTFSILSQEILERARGLPLALKVCGSTLLNKSEENWRWFIDKLRRDSIVDIENILLISFDALKLVDPVMQDIFLDIACFFVGREKGEVVQIMETCYKFLNHGIDLLKKRSLLTIDNENRLRMHDLLRDMGRKVVRNNSPIEYGKHSRLWRSQDIYDVLEKQEGTEAIEGIIPSNFLLQINCTLVRTRFAAKQFIKMSRLRFLYLDHVDLTGSLTNTFKDLRWLYWWGCPLKCLPSEFYPQKLVFLALPRSKMRTMWELNMIPHVFGKLKTLDMSNCEDLTTTTDFTKMPCLEFINLEGCSSLEEVHISIGSLKRLVSLNLRFCENLKCLPHSICNLKALKSLNITCCHGLQAIPINLGNIESLVELDAEDLSVCKLPNSIGLLSNLINLNLHYNCNLETLPDTICNLRSIEILDIGCTGQSEMGSLKALPIELGNIESLKELKAGALGILKLPESIGHLSKLVKLDLGNNFNLENLPDSICNLRALKNLDIGGCTSLEVLPIDLGNLESLVELYAGKLSISNFPESIRHIRSLETLILADCCHLLNIAELPSNLKRIGLERCTSMDRLPNLSNMKQLEEIDLTGCSGLTEIQGLEELTSIKTLHMGGCNSSLLANTFTKRFFQVYSSFGQHIKIYAPSSVFPDWISQSADWISQSSNSASTVYLHLPPNVSHNFLGMVLCFEHMEALNLQRASYSVMTTTNNFAWSDRGNLPFSDYDDEDYDHLSCMDIVPKSVFSLRDSDDKIKFTAAPIIFVFDSTPFGGSELIADATILGIHLLYKTETAVIDKCEITIVSAEEERSCPSKQSKHFSL